Proteins from a genomic interval of Dictyoglomus sp.:
- a CDS encoding zinc ribbon domain-containing protein, whose protein sequence is MPIYEYKCKDCGNIFEKLTYKEEEIECPNCGGKNIKKLISLFASIGSEKGICSSCSSRNCSSCR, encoded by the coding sequence ATGCCAATATATGAATATAAATGTAAAGATTGCGGTAATATCTTTGAAAAACTTACTTATAAAGAAGAGGAGATTGAATGTCCCAATTGTGGAGGGAAAAATATTAAGAAACTAATATCTCTATTTGCATCCATAGGTTCTGAAAAGGGAATATGTTCTTCTTGCTCTTCAAGAAATTGTAGTTCCTGTAGATGA
- a CDS encoding M20/M25/M40 family metallo-hydrolase, with protein sequence MYIKELTEISGVSGYEKKVREFIKNKIKEKVEGIEEDGLGNLIAWKRGKNSKKLMICAHMDEVGFMVSNIEEDGKLSVIPLGGIDLRAVIGKKVLVGENEIPGIIGYKPVHLQRSDLLTPPSLNDIKIDIGATKRSEVEGKIKIGDFVAFAGNSMIHAEWFSGKALDNRGGCSLLIDLIEKNLDLAYTTYFVFSVQEELGLRGARVASERINPDFAFVIETTTSGDNPEFPEDRRSSELGKGPVITPVHSGYVNDERLFNWVLKIAKESNIPHQIKRRTVGGTDARAIAVSSGAPSLVISIPSRYIHSPLCVMNLSDYENTLKLLSILLVKEEER encoded by the coding sequence TTGTATATAAAAGAGTTAACAGAGATTAGTGGAGTATCAGGGTATGAGAAAAAGGTAAGGGAATTTATAAAAAATAAAATAAAAGAAAAAGTTGAGGGAATAGAAGAGGATGGTTTAGGAAATCTCATAGCATGGAAGAGAGGAAAGAATAGTAAAAAATTAATGATCTGTGCTCATATGGATGAGGTAGGTTTTATGGTTAGCAATATTGAGGAGGATGGAAAATTGAGTGTTATTCCCTTGGGAGGCATAGATCTTAGGGCAGTTATTGGAAAGAAGGTCTTAGTTGGAGAAAATGAAATTCCAGGAATTATTGGGTATAAACCCGTTCATCTTCAAAGAAGTGATTTACTAACTCCTCCTAGCTTAAATGATATAAAAATAGATATCGGTGCCACAAAAAGGAGTGAAGTTGAAGGAAAAATAAAAATCGGAGATTTTGTCGCCTTTGCAGGAAATTCCATGATTCATGCAGAATGGTTTTCGGGAAAAGCATTAGATAATAGAGGAGGATGTTCCCTTTTGATAGATCTTATAGAGAAGAATCTTGATTTAGCTTATACAACCTATTTTGTCTTCTCCGTTCAGGAGGAGTTAGGATTAAGAGGAGCAAGGGTTGCCAGTGAGAGGATAAATCCCGATTTTGCTTTTGTTATTGAGACTACTACCTCGGGAGATAATCCAGAATTTCCCGAAGATAGAAGGTCTTCTGAGCTGGGAAAAGGTCCTGTTATTACTCCTGTTCATTCAGGGTATGTGAATGATGAGAGATTATTTAATTGGGTATTAAAGATAGCAAAGGAAAGTAATATCCCCCATCAGATAAAAAGAAGAACTGTAGGAGGAACCGATGCAAGGGCTATTGCTGTATCATCGGGTGCTCCTTCCCTTGTAATTTCTATCCCTTCAAGATATATTCATTCTCCTTTATGTGTAATGAATTTATCCGATTATGAAAATACTTTAAAATTACTCTCTATTCTTTTAGTGAAGGAGGAAGAAAGATGA
- a CDS encoding histidine kinase, with amino-acid sequence MALKVVEIIKDLYLIQTPELPFVSNSYLLTLSNNGNKINILIDPIPLIYFNDLTLTLKDLIGGAENLNIIYVNHQDPDLTSSLPGLMSLSPNSILLSSEDTWRLIRNYGLDRERFQAVEYFPNKKIILRTGHAFQFVPTPFCHFRGACMIYYPTRRVLFSGDLLGGLVTKAGEDIYATKDSWEGIKIFHQIYIPTREALRLAVDKIGRLEPIPELILPQHGDIIKGDLIVEFLKRLNDLEVGLEHILTQEKQESIYLYAFNEILQKEKERFGEKFVMEKLESINSSSFFPEIVHFENGVALDFRISPISAIGILYKDFTEDMSLKDKETIKSDIVSILSKYNLDIPEEILEERASIWDNFRRILRIFQR; translated from the coding sequence ATGGCATTAAAAGTTGTTGAAATTATAAAAGATTTGTATCTAATACAAACCCCTGAGTTGCCCTTTGTATCTAATAGTTATCTCTTAACTCTTTCTAATAATGGAAACAAAATTAACATCTTAATTGATCCCATACCTTTAATTTACTTCAATGATTTGACTTTAACATTAAAGGATTTAATTGGAGGGGCAGAAAATCTAAACATTATTTATGTAAATCATCAAGATCCAGATCTTACCTCTTCTTTACCTGGACTCATGTCTCTATCTCCTAATTCTATACTTCTTTCCTCCGAAGATACTTGGAGATTAATAAGAAACTATGGATTAGATAGAGAAAGATTCCAAGCTGTTGAATATTTTCCGAATAAAAAGATAATATTAAGAACAGGGCATGCTTTTCAATTTGTTCCTACACCTTTTTGTCATTTCCGAGGAGCCTGTATGATTTATTATCCCACGAGGAGAGTTCTCTTTTCTGGAGACTTGTTAGGAGGACTAGTCACAAAAGCAGGAGAAGACATTTATGCTACTAAGGACTCTTGGGAAGGAATAAAAATATTTCATCAGATCTATATTCCTACGAGAGAAGCTTTAAGACTTGCTGTAGACAAAATAGGAAGATTAGAACCTATTCCAGAACTTATACTTCCTCAACACGGAGATATTATAAAAGGAGATTTAATTGTAGAATTCTTAAAGAGATTAAATGATTTAGAAGTTGGTTTAGAACATATATTAACACAAGAAAAACAGGAATCAATATATCTTTATGCCTTTAATGAAATTCTTCAAAAAGAAAAGGAAAGATTTGGAGAAAAATTTGTTATGGAGAAGTTAGAAAGTATAAATTCCTCTTCCTTCTTTCCCGAAATTGTACATTTTGAGAATGGAGTAGCACTAGATTTTCGAATTTCTCCAATATCTGCGATAGGAATATTATATAAAGATTTTACTGAAGATATGTCTTTAAAAGATAAAGAAACTATAAAATCTGATATAGTTTCAATTTTATCAAAATATAATTTAGATATTCCCGAAGAAATTCTTGAAGAAAGAGCATCAATATGGGATAATTTCAGAAGAATTCTCAGAATATTTCAGAGGTGA
- a CDS encoding PadR family transcriptional regulator, protein MNRERKKGLGLSPGFWIRMWILVALGDRELHGYELISKISDIFPGMIGKGIGEMGRGYRILRELEMEGLITSYWDVEGIGPAKRVYKLTPKGEELRRESIKYIREIKGYIEKFIEIAESEEKKIP, encoded by the coding sequence ATGAATAGGGAAAGAAAAAAAGGACTTGGATTAAGTCCAGGATTTTGGATTAGAATGTGGATTTTAGTAGCTCTAGGAGATAGAGAGCTTCATGGGTATGAGCTAATTAGCAAAATTTCTGATATATTTCCAGGAATGATTGGAAAAGGAATTGGAGAGATGGGCAGAGGATACAGGATTTTAAGAGAACTTGAGATGGAAGGTTTAATAACTTCTTATTGGGATGTTGAAGGAATCGGGCCTGCGAAAAGGGTTTATAAATTAACTCCAAAGGGAGAAGAACTTAGAAGAGAAAGCATAAAGTATATAAGAGAGATCAAAGGATATATAGAAAAATTTATTGAAATAGCAGAGAGCGAAGAGAAGAAAATACCATAG
- a CDS encoding M42 family metallopeptidase, with protein sequence MKDLVKKLTQTSSPSGRESEIRNIILDEVKDFIDGYEIDKLGNLIVWKKGRSDEKLLLDAHMDEIGVVATYIDDKGFIRIEPVGGISPYNLLGSTISFPNVKGIVGVEGETQEDLAKNIRELNFDKIFVDIGVGDKERAEELVPPGTFGVYDAPFIDLGERIVSKAMDDRIGCAIIIEVLKRSKPYHNLYATFSVQEEVGLVGASTVAFNIKPDMAIAVDVTSYSDTPKGNKRMSLILGKGPAIKIKDSASISDRRVVEKLRSIAEKNNIPYQIEVLLRGGTNAAVLQTTGEGIVSGTLSIPTRYVHSPHEMVDLKDVENAVRLLVLLVEGEEKLL encoded by the coding sequence ATGAAAGATTTAGTAAAGAAACTAACTCAAACCTCTTCTCCCAGTGGAAGGGAAAGTGAGATTAGAAATATTATATTAGATGAAGTTAAGGATTTTATAGATGGATATGAGATAGATAAATTGGGAAATCTTATTGTTTGGAAAAAAGGAAGAAGTGATGAGAAACTTCTTCTTGATGCCCATATGGATGAGATCGGAGTAGTTGCTACATATATCGATGATAAAGGATTTATTAGGATTGAGCCTGTAGGAGGAATATCTCCCTATAATCTTTTAGGCTCTACTATTTCTTTTCCCAATGTAAAGGGAATTGTAGGAGTAGAGGGAGAGACCCAGGAGGATCTTGCTAAAAATATAAGAGAACTTAATTTTGATAAAATTTTTGTGGATATTGGAGTAGGAGATAAAGAAAGAGCAGAGGAATTGGTCCCTCCAGGCACTTTTGGTGTTTACGATGCTCCTTTTATTGATTTAGGGGAAAGAATAGTGTCCAAAGCTATGGACGATAGGATTGGATGTGCTATTATTATTGAGGTTCTAAAAAGATCAAAACCCTACCATAATCTGTATGCTACCTTTTCTGTTCAAGAGGAAGTAGGACTTGTGGGAGCAAGTACTGTCGCTTTTAATATAAAGCCTGATATGGCAATTGCAGTGGATGTTACCTCTTATTCCGATACTCCAAAAGGAAATAAAAGAATGTCCCTTATTTTAGGAAAGGGTCCCGCTATAAAGATCAAAGATAGTGCATCTATTAGCGATAGGAGAGTAGTAGAGAAACTGAGAAGTATAGCGGAGAAAAATAATATTCCTTATCAAATAGAAGTTTTACTAAGGGGAGGAACCAATGCGGCAGTTCTTCAAACTACGGGAGAAGGAATCGTTAGTGGGACTTTATCTATACCTACAAGATATGTCCATTCTCCCCATGAGATGGTAGATTTGAAAGATGTAGAAAATGCAGTAAGATTATTAGTCCTTTTAGTAGAAGGAGAGGAAAAACTACTTTAA
- a CDS encoding nucleotidyltransferase family protein: MKGVILSAGLGKRLRPLTDNLPKGLIPVLGKPILEYILLGFKYAGIKDIAIIIGYLGEKIKDYFKDGKIINLNISYIIQEIPKGTGAAVLKAKDFVGNENFMLSWGDVIVERENYINIKNAFEKNPCDVLMGLNYEEDLSQGGAVFLEEKNNILKVKDIIEKPKEKVNTNWNQTGIFILKPIIFKYLEKISPSERGEYEFTSAIKMMLEDNLDIRPFIIKDFHWEFGTLSQIEKANNLKDFLKRFHDL, from the coding sequence TTGAAAGGAGTAATACTTTCTGCAGGGTTAGGAAAAAGATTAAGACCTTTAACTGACAACCTTCCAAAAGGGCTAATCCCAGTCTTAGGAAAACCTATACTAGAATACATTCTCTTGGGCTTTAAATATGCAGGGATAAAAGATATAGCAATAATTATAGGATATTTAGGAGAGAAAATTAAAGATTACTTCAAAGATGGAAAAATAATTAATCTTAATATTTCCTATATAATTCAAGAAATTCCAAAAGGAACAGGAGCTGCAGTTTTAAAGGCAAAAGATTTTGTAGGAAATGAGAATTTTATGTTAAGTTGGGGAGATGTAATCGTTGAAAGGGAAAATTATATTAATATTAAAAATGCCTTTGAAAAAAATCCTTGTGATGTCCTTATGGGATTAAATTACGAAGAAGACCTCTCCCAGGGAGGTGCAGTATTTTTAGAGGAGAAAAATAATATTCTAAAGGTAAAAGACATTATTGAAAAACCCAAGGAAAAAGTTAACACAAATTGGAACCAGACAGGAATTTTCATTTTAAAACCTATAATCTTTAAGTATTTAGAAAAAATAAGCCCTTCAGAAAGGGGTGAATATGAATTTACATCCGCAATCAAGATGATGTTAGAAGACAATCTAGATATTAGACCTTTTATTATCAAGGATTTCCATTGGGAATTTGGAACGTTAAGTCAAATAGAAAAAGCTAATAATTTAAAAGATTTTTTGAAAAGATTTCATGACTTATAG
- a CDS encoding alanyl-tRNA editing protein: MTEKIFYIDSEKYRDRGKILEIREGDLFGILLNKTIFYPEGGGQPSDRGIIRGEDWELLVTKVIEEEEKIFHFGKLMGKTPKIGEEVLMELDISLRKEYSQEHTAQHLFSAILERDYGYETIGFQILSDHTKIEIPLASDINLSYIKSAEEKTNYYIREGIPVKIYWKDEKTRIVEVLNVDINPCGGIHVKNTREIGLFKVLKVYRKNSQVWRIEFISGDRLLKRLEKREEEYEYIKQKLGDSDVVSSLDKFITKLNTLEKENKKLKEKILDYQAEEILKEGIETSMGKIVMKNLELNMGDLRILALKILESSSLCFLFNTLGELVLGKNREFPKEIWEKLINFLENRNFRGGKGENLIQGKIDNIENIKEALFQELF; encoded by the coding sequence ATGACAGAGAAAATATTTTATATTGATTCTGAAAAATATAGGGATAGAGGAAAAATTCTTGAGATAAGGGAGGGGGATTTATTTGGAATTCTTCTTAATAAAACTATTTTTTATCCTGAAGGAGGAGGTCAGCCTTCTGATAGAGGAATTATTAGGGGAGAAGATTGGGAACTTTTGGTAACAAAGGTAATAGAAGAGGAAGAAAAAATTTTCCACTTTGGGAAATTGATGGGAAAGACTCCTAAAATTGGAGAAGAAGTTTTAATGGAGTTAGATATTTCATTAAGAAAAGAATATTCTCAGGAACACACTGCTCAGCATCTTTTTTCTGCTATCCTTGAAAGGGATTATGGTTATGAGACTATTGGTTTTCAAATTCTTTCTGATCATACAAAGATTGAAATACCGTTAGCTTCTGATATAAATCTTTCTTATATAAAATCCGCAGAAGAAAAGACAAATTACTATATTCGAGAGGGAATACCTGTAAAGATTTATTGGAAAGACGAAAAAACAAGAATTGTTGAGGTTCTTAACGTAGATATTAATCCTTGTGGTGGAATTCATGTTAAAAATACAAGAGAAATAGGACTTTTTAAGGTTTTAAAAGTTTATAGAAAAAATTCGCAGGTTTGGAGAATTGAATTTATCTCAGGAGATAGATTATTAAAAAGATTAGAAAAAAGAGAAGAAGAGTATGAATATATAAAACAAAAGTTGGGAGATTCTGATGTTGTCAGTTCTTTGGATAAGTTTATTACAAAGTTAAATACATTGGAAAAAGAAAACAAAAAGTTAAAGGAAAAGATATTAGATTATCAAGCGGAGGAAATATTGAAAGAGGGTATAGAAACTTCTATGGGAAAAATTGTTATGAAAAACTTGGAGCTTAATATGGGCGATTTGAGAATTCTGGCCTTAAAAATATTAGAAAGTTCTTCTTTATGTTTTCTCTTTAATACTCTTGGAGAATTAGTTCTTGGAAAAAATAGAGAATTTCCAAAGGAAATATGGGAGAAATTGATTAATTTCTTAGAAAATAGAAACTTTAGAGGTGGAAAGGGAGAAAACTTAATACAAGGAAAAATAGATAATATTGAGAATATTAAGGAAGCTTTATTTCAAGAGCTTTTTTAA
- a CDS encoding cytidylate kinase family protein, with protein sequence MVRLITVAREFGTEIDFLFTKLSKEFGFILLDRVNLFPLLQKYCRINSEELLLEEKKIEKNSGEKEFIEKYKEGIKEITKNYLEKSPVILLGRGGQFLFKDYPNSFHINIIAPLNLRVKNLQKNYNLDRETSIKLILEKDKERDIYFKTLFGYDWKDPYHYHLIINLDYYSPDEIYQIIIKSIEKPTKINQPLQESFNFPSKIKFANKSEEEFAKLLTFYRIAWEYEPRVFPLEWDAEGQVIEAFTPDFYLPEFDLYIELTVQKPKLMSEKIKKIKKLKELYPNINIKLLYGRDYIKILEKYGISKVK encoded by the coding sequence ATGGTGAGATTAATAACAGTAGCAAGAGAATTTGGAACAGAGATAGATTTTTTATTTACTAAACTTTCTAAAGAATTTGGTTTTATCCTTTTAGATAGAGTTAATTTGTTCCCACTACTTCAAAAATATTGCAGAATAAATTCTGAGGAATTATTACTGGAAGAAAAAAAGATTGAAAAGAACTCTGGAGAAAAGGAGTTTATTGAGAAATATAAAGAAGGTATTAAAGAGATAACGAAAAATTATTTAGAAAAATCTCCTGTTATTCTTTTAGGGAGAGGAGGACAATTCTTATTTAAAGACTATCCTAATTCCTTTCATATAAATATAATTGCTCCTTTAAATCTTCGAGTTAAAAACCTGCAGAAAAATTATAACCTAGATAGAGAAACTTCTATAAAATTAATCTTAGAAAAGGATAAAGAAAGGGATATATATTTTAAAACTCTATTTGGCTATGACTGGAAAGATCCCTATCATTATCACTTAATTATAAACTTAGATTATTATTCCCCGGATGAAATTTACCAAATTATTATAAAATCTATAGAAAAACCCACCAAAATTAATCAACCTTTACAAGAAAGCTTTAACTTTCCATCAAAGATAAAGTTTGCCAATAAAAGTGAAGAAGAATTTGCAAAATTATTAACTTTTTATAGAATAGCATGGGAATATGAACCAAGAGTCTTCCCTTTAGAATGGGACGCAGAGGGACAGGTGATTGAAGCCTTCACTCCTGACTTTTATCTTCCTGAATTTGACTTATATATAGAATTAACGGTCCAAAAGCCAAAACTTATGAGTGAGAAGATTAAAAAAATTAAGAAGCTTAAAGAATTATATCCCAATATAAATATCAAGCTATTATATGGGCGAGATTATATAAAAATATTAGAAAAATACGGAATATCTAAGGTGAAATAA
- the hpt gene encoding hypoxanthine phosphoribosyltransferase: protein MAKIEKILFTYEEISERIKELGKKISEDYQGKTPILACILKGAVYFAVDLTRSLSIPFILDFISILSYGPSKETFGIVRITKDLDTNIYNKDVIIVEDIVDTGLSLAYLLKVLKAREPSSLKVCTFLDCPGRRIIDVPIDYKGFEIPNYYVVGYGLDYNEDYRNLMYIGVLEK, encoded by the coding sequence ATGGCCAAGATAGAAAAAATTCTTTTTACCTATGAAGAGATTTCTGAAAGAATAAAAGAATTAGGGAAAAAAATAAGTGAAGATTATCAAGGGAAAACTCCTATATTAGCCTGTATTTTAAAGGGAGCAGTATATTTTGCTGTAGATCTTACAAGAAGTTTATCTATTCCTTTTATTTTAGATTTTATTTCTATTTTAAGCTATGGACCATCCAAAGAAACCTTCGGAATTGTAAGAATTACAAAGGATTTAGATACAAACATATATAACAAAGATGTAATAATTGTAGAAGATATTGTCGATACAGGACTTTCCTTAGCTTATCTCTTAAAAGTATTAAAGGCAAGAGAACCTTCTTCTTTGAAAGTATGCACTTTTCTAGATTGTCCAGGTAGAAGGATTATAGATGTTCCCATTGATTATAAAGGATTTGAAATTCCTAATTATTATGTAGTAGGTTATGGTTTAGATTACAATGAAGATTATAGAAATTTAATGTATATAGGAGTATTAGAAAAATAA
- a CDS encoding DMT family transporter: MVWAYLSILGRIILLGYEKIVVKRLGTYNDSKVISFLFFFIAVFFLFPFIFLDSIPKNFEFSKYGLLSGFIYSISFILYVKSLSLGEASLVGPLYNFNVFFLLILTSIFLKESLTLPKILGLFLLVYGASYLEKKGSFLSSLKLLFKRKETLLMISSSFLVSVGRTIDGFVVEKVSPLFYCFFLYFIISIFQFFYILWEKKLKEIFRVLKENTNLVLIASAINAYSYLLLLFAFRYIDVSIAEPLSMLSMILTVILAHYIFKEKIGTRLLGVFIMILGSYILFLK, translated from the coding sequence ATGGTCTGGGCTTATCTTTCTATTTTAGGTAGAATTATTTTATTAGGCTACGAAAAGATCGTGGTAAAAAGACTTGGAACTTACAATGATAGTAAGGTTATTTCTTTTCTTTTCTTTTTTATTGCTGTTTTCTTCCTTTTTCCTTTTATCTTCTTAGACAGTATTCCAAAGAATTTTGAGTTTTCAAAATATGGGTTATTAAGTGGATTTATTTATTCTATTTCTTTTATTCTATATGTTAAGTCTTTATCTTTAGGAGAGGCTTCCCTTGTAGGACCGCTTTATAATTTTAATGTTTTCTTTCTTTTGATTTTAACTAGTATTTTTCTTAAAGAATCTCTTACTTTACCCAAGATTTTAGGATTATTTCTTCTAGTTTATGGGGCATCTTATCTGGAAAAGAAGGGATCTTTTCTTTCTTCTTTAAAACTTTTGTTTAAGAGGAAGGAGACCCTTTTGATGATTTCAAGTTCTTTTTTGGTTTCCGTAGGAAGGACTATTGATGGGTTCGTGGTTGAGAAGGTTAGTCCTCTTTTTTATTGTTTTTTCCTTTATTTTATAATTAGTATTTTTCAATTTTTTTATATTTTATGGGAGAAAAAATTGAAGGAGATTTTTAGAGTTTTAAAAGAAAATACAAACTTAGTTTTGATTGCTAGTGCAATTAATGCTTATTCTTATCTTCTTCTTCTCTTTGCCTTTAGATATATAGATGTTAGTATTGCGGAACCATTATCCATGTTGAGCATGATATTAACAGTAATCCTTGCCCATTATATTTTTAAAGAAAAAATAGGAACTCGCCTACTTGGTGTTTTTATCATGATTTTAGGATCTTATATTTTGTTCTTGAAATAA
- a CDS encoding iron-containing alcohol dehydrogenase, protein MPILELPQRIIYGSGSIDQLPIEAVKFGKKFSFFCGESSLKRNGFFDKILDFFDKYDLKVQVISGITPEPDIHSIANLFNRAKDYKPDGIIAVGGGSVIDSAKIVSALLATNMNIFELRGKEIEEALPIIAVPTTAGTGSEATRFAVVTDPEMKDKFLLFGKALIPKVAIVDPELTFSMSSLVAGVTGIDALSHAIESFLSRSSTPYTDIWAKEAIETLWNNLIPAILKNSTSSKEKVSYASFWAGVAINNTKTTLVHAMSRPLGGVYNVIHGIANGILLPAYLRYNAPFIPHEKMNYLKFLMGGYPPEKIEELLKKLNLPLRLSQVIREKIDIQLLVEKAKTSQININNNIRPVKEEDIFALYEEVL, encoded by the coding sequence ATGCCTATCTTGGAACTTCCTCAAAGGATAATATATGGCTCGGGTTCCATTGATCAACTCCCTATAGAGGCAGTAAAATTCGGCAAAAAATTTTCCTTCTTCTGTGGGGAAAGTTCCTTAAAAAGAAATGGCTTTTTTGATAAAATTCTAGATTTTTTTGACAAATATGATCTTAAGGTTCAGGTAATAAGTGGAATAACTCCAGAGCCAGACATTCATTCTATAGCTAATCTTTTTAATAGGGCAAAGGATTATAAACCTGATGGAATTATAGCAGTAGGGGGAGGAAGTGTTATTGACTCTGCAAAAATTGTTTCTGCTCTTCTTGCAACCAATATGAATATCTTTGAATTAAGGGGAAAAGAAATTGAAGAGGCCCTTCCCATAATAGCAGTTCCTACTACTGCAGGAACAGGTAGTGAAGCCACAAGATTTGCTGTAGTAACAGATCCAGAGATGAAAGACAAATTTCTTCTCTTTGGTAAAGCTTTAATACCTAAAGTTGCTATAGTAGACCCTGAATTAACATTTTCTATGAGTTCATTAGTTGCTGGGGTAACAGGAATTGATGCCCTCTCCCATGCAATAGAATCTTTTCTTTCTCGTTCCTCTACTCCATACACCGATATATGGGCAAAAGAAGCCATAGAAACTCTTTGGAATAACCTCATCCCTGCAATCCTTAAAAATTCTACATCCTCTAAAGAAAAGGTATCCTACGCCTCTTTTTGGGCAGGTGTGGCTATAAATAACACAAAAACTACATTGGTCCATGCCATGTCTCGTCCCTTAGGAGGTGTTTATAATGTAATTCATGGTATAGCTAACGGTATCCTACTTCCAGCATATTTAAGATACAATGCCCCCTTTATACCCCATGAAAAAATGAATTATTTAAAATTTCTAATGGGAGGATATCCCCCTGAGAAAATTGAGGAACTTCTTAAAAAACTGAATCTTCCATTAAGACTTTCTCAAGTGATTAGAGAAAAAATTGACATTCAATTATTAGTAGAAAAAGCAAAAACCTCGCAGATAAATATTAATAATAATATAAGACCTGTAAAGGAGGAAGATATCTTTGCATTATATGAGGAGGTATTATAA
- a CDS encoding M20/M25/M40 family metallo-hydrolase translates to MDLIEVLKNLSALDGPSGYEQKVINYIEEEAKKIEKTETEIDKQGNLIVRKDGKGKKIALFAHADEIGFVLTKREYGNFFRFSTFGGIDPKAIIAQRLRFHTRDGSIAYGVVGMLEPHLQTEESRSKVPSLDDLFIDMLENEDKVNIGDIGNFTSEPFLLSEKYLTGKALDNRVSCGILLYTMELLKEFIPKSESYFVFNIREEDGTSGARGPCYKIKPDLAIVLDVTHADISRPSYPKIETGRGPVFNIGPVINREYFEKIKNLAERISVNYQIEPTGAVSNTDTDIIQISAGGIPTLLISIPLRYMHTPYEVVNLRDLEETARLLSHFIARGGE, encoded by the coding sequence GTGGACTTAATTGAAGTTTTAAAAAATTTATCAGCCCTCGATGGCCCATCGGGATATGAACAGAAGGTAATAAATTATATAGAGGAAGAAGCAAAAAAAATTGAAAAGACCGAGACAGAAATAGATAAGCAGGGAAATCTTATTGTCAGGAAGGATGGAAAGGGAAAGAAAATTGCTCTTTTTGCTCATGCAGATGAGATAGGATTTGTGTTAACGAAAAGAGAATATGGTAATTTTTTTAGGTTTTCTACCTTTGGAGGAATCGACCCTAAAGCTATTATTGCTCAAAGATTAAGATTTCATACAAGGGATGGAAGTATTGCCTATGGAGTTGTGGGGATGTTAGAACCTCATCTTCAAACAGAAGAGAGTAGAAGTAAGGTTCCTTCTCTTGATGACCTTTTTATTGATATGTTAGAAAACGAAGATAAAGTAAATATTGGAGATATTGGAAATTTTACCTCAGAACCATTTCTTCTTTCAGAAAAATATTTAACAGGTAAGGCATTAGATAATAGAGTAAGCTGTGGAATTCTTCTTTATACTATGGAGCTTTTGAAGGAATTTATTCCAAAATCTGAAAGTTACTTTGTTTTTAACATTAGAGAAGAGGATGGAACATCGGGTGCTCGAGGACCTTGCTACAAAATAAAACCAGATCTTGCTATAGTTTTAGATGTAACTCATGCTGATATTTCTCGTCCTTCCTATCCTAAGATTGAAACAGGAAGAGGTCCTGTTTTTAATATAGGTCCTGTTATAAATAGGGAGTATTTCGAGAAAATAAAAAATCTAGCAGAAAGAATCTCTGTGAATTATCAAATAGAACCTACAGGAGCAGTAAGTAATACTGATACTGATATAATCCAAATCTCTGCAGGAGGAATTCCCACATTACTCATCTCTATTCCCTTAAGATATATGCATACTCCTTATGAGGTGGTAAATTTAAGGGATTTGGAAGAAACCGCAAGACTTCTTTCCCATTTCATAGCAAGAGGAGGTGAATGA